The stretch of DNA CGACGCCCCAGCAACTGAGCCACCCTTTAGAACACCTTCTTAGGACCCTAGTGAGACACTTAAGACCCGCCCGTGCCCCGTGCATCGAGCTCCCATCGCCTGAGACTTGCGCAAACCCTTCACAAATCTGCACAGgattctcgggtggagtcctagccgCGCTAGGACTCTTTCCCGAGCCTTCggttcgagtcctagcatggctaggactctcaccCTGACTCATGACAACCTCTGGCTATGCCCTGGCCCAAGCCAAGCCCAAGCCTCACCCTAAAACCATGAACCCGATCGCTTTACCCATGACAGCAGCCGTGCacgctttttttttttcttctgtttgcctTTCGGTTGTTTAAAGTTCTAGGCGTGGTTAGGTTGTTTTAAAACATGTATAGCCTTTTCTGGTCACAGCCTAATCATCATGGCAGTCCCTATAACATGTAAGACATGAATCGGCACATGAAAACGTTAGTTCATAGCATGTATAGGTAAAAACCGAACTTTCTGGAACAAAACTTCATGTTCTTCGCACACCCATAAATTAAATCATACTATGATgtaatggatgagaaaaggaagataTAGGCATGCCTTTGCGTCGTAAACGCACGAAATACCAAtggcgacgaagaacggagagaaCCAAGGCTACCTTCCCTTAAactttttgaaggaaaaagctATTTCCCACGGCCAAGAGTAGCTGCTGCGCCGAGGGAGAACTCTTGCTTTTGAAAAACTGTGAGCGGCGTGAGTTTTAGTGCAAGACTAGGTTTTAGTGTGTTTTTATATGCTAATTAGTTTATTAAATAAGTTTAAGGCCTATTAAACTctaattaagcccactagtgcaAGTTAGGCTTTAAATAAACTCATAAAAATGGTTTTCATAAAAAtagttagtgaattaaatagccggactgCTCAAAACGTcgcattttagttgaaaatccaacaccaatAAAAATTAGTCCCGGCgcataaaatcacctcaaaattccttgttttcaaaaatatgagaaaaccaTAAcccttatattaaataattaaaattaattatttaataaaacattttacatttttcagcctttggtctccgttcctcgatcgtcaccttaatatccttttaaaaatacagtttaatgcaaccatgcagaaattatattttaaacatgtcaaaatgcaccacataaataattcatgcaattaaaacatttaattaaaaatacaaaagaatttaataattgcatgcacatggtttgcgtggaccttaaaattttcggggcgttacataaATAAAGACATCTTATGTCATTAAATAACTTATTTATTTGGAAcagttaataattaaaaaaattataagaatatatctaaaaatcatatattattttatttatcaaaattttcaaacattattcaaaatgtcaaattttttgttatttattaGACGAATAAAGTttgattaaaaattttaattattttttagaacatgtttaaatatttatattaaaattctaATAaagatatataataataataataataataataataataataataataataataatttacaaaCAAATAGTATGCTAAAATTCCTAACGACACTCTTGTAAAaagatgaaaaatataatattatataaaaaaatattttttatttaatatgacAGAAATAATGATAATTACACATATAAAAATAATGcaaaaatcaaaatcacaaccaaaattaaatgaaataatACATCCAATATAAACACTTAAATatagtttatattttcaaaagtcATCAAAtgcaaatttgaatttttaaaacaaaattaaaatactacatatttaattaaatttatttttatttattttcaaatatttaatatgatatatgaatatatttatacaaataaatattttttataacaaTTTTTTTGGCAAAACTTTCCAAATACAGCTAAGACcatgtttatatatatgcaCACATATATGTTgggaaaataaattattcttgcCGGGAGACCAGACAAAATATGATTGCTTGTCATATTGTCTAAACAAGAACTTGAATTACACCATAATAGTGATCATGAGATAATATTGGTCAAATGAATGTAAAAGAATCACATGTATTTTTTTCACATAGAACAATACATTCTATCACATGGAAAAATGTATTTGAGCCCCCTTAAAAATTTTGGATCAACCCTTGCCCAAGGTAGGGTCGAACATTTCTAAACTTTCCAGGTCTCCAGATGCATAAATAGTCGAATACTTGCtcgtaataaatatattttagatGATAATGTAAACTTTATGAAATAATTATATGTATAAAGATATGAACATAAAAAAATAGAAGATGGATTTTGGAATTTTACCCCATATATGTATCATAATGATCACCTGCAGCCAATAAGAACAATTCATCTggtcagaaaaaaaaaattgctttCACAGAGCAGCATTGACAAAAATGAGACAAATTCAGACTTTTTTTTTCATGCAAGGCCCTGCAAAATAAGCGccatattttgaaaattttcttgaatccAGATTTATATTTTGTGGTCAATGAATGAGGCCAACTCATCAGAAGGATGTTAAGCCCGTAATATGACGGAATTTTTCGTACGAGACCCAGAACACAAATTGCCATGGGCCGAGCCTAGCCCACGTAGGCAGAAATCCCTTCCACAGCGCTCGAAATCCCTCGATTCTAACAGTCTTCACAAGACAATCATAGGAGTTTCTATATCTAAACTTGCTTTCCACCCCAGTGGCTTGGTTCATCATTCTAGTCTTAACTACGTCTGCTGGACAGCTCAATGTAGTAGCTGAAAGACCGGACATGAAGGAAGACATAGTGTGAGCATAGATGTTGTCACTACAAATCTGATTTTCGATAATGAATCGTTTGGCGTGGTCGTAGCAAGCTAATTCACCCATGTTAACTAAGAATGCTCTTTGGACATTAGGGGAAACGCCTTTCCAAAGTCCTACATATCCTTCAGAGTGAATGATCTTGGTTAAGGCATTGAACAGCCCTGAGTACCTAGGTTGTAAACCTTGGCTCACCATGCGACCATCTGCTTGCATCCTCACTTTGATGAGATCAGCAGGGCTTGCAATTACCTACGCTAAAAACATAAACGTAAGAACCAGAAAAGCGCTCAGTTTTGACATATGATAATCAAAATTGAAATGTTAAGGGATTTACTGATATTTTGGAATGTGAAGCACATACAAGGAATCATTATATTGCAAAATAATTAGTCATTATGAATAAAAGTTGTGAAGAAAGAGAAAATAATTTTTGAGTAAGCTAATTATTCTCTCTAGAGTGATGGTAGATAGAAGTTTGACTGCAAGACCAAGAAGCCAAGCTGAGCTGAAATCAAATATCATGATCCAACAGCTAGACAAGATTTTCAACAACTAGACGAGAAAGGAAAATCAAGAAAACTTTGAGGTTGCATTTGGTTGAtagatttcaaatatatttttgttgtttagagaaccataaaattttaattcatcTCTTATATGTTTATCCAGTAATTCatgttaattaaaataaattcaatttcaACCAATAATAGTGTCATTCAATATCAATTCTAGTTTGTATTATTACTAATATGTAAATACGTAAGATATGGATTTAAGATTTTATCTATTGTTTtcaatgtcatcaataaaattataatcgaCGTCCATTGATTTCAAATTAATCTCGACATTCGCACCCTCAAAGAAAATAAGATTTTGTTATAAGTTGATACAGAAGATGATAATTGTTACCTGGATGGATGGGTACTACAAGGAACATAAAATCAAGAATCAGACTATCACAGTATTGATTCAGTGGTCAAGCAAAAGCACCACAAGAGTCACTGCAGTATATAGATTATCTAGCTTTGTAATTTGTAGGTTATCTAACTAAACTAAACTACACTTTAATTATCGACCTTCATTTATCTGCTGTCATGTATATTGACCTTTCGATCTGGTAATCTCATGCTTAATGACGAAACACTCATCAAGCAGCTAGCATCTTTCTAAACCCAAGAGGCATGCTCTACCTTAGTGTAAGTCATCCTACTTTACTTTCAAACTGGAAATCATCATGTGAATGCCTTGACGCTTGCTTTAATCAGACACAATGTAATAGAGTTTAACTCGTATAGAGATGCCACAGAACTAGGCAAATATATGCAAACAGCTCAGTGTTAATTCATTCGGGGCGCGGAAGAACAACTATGGTTGCTTTAATTTAACATGATTATTTCTTAACCAAGGGATGCAACTTGGATTTGTTTTGTTTACACACCAAATCAATCAGTGAATCCATAAGTTTAAAGTGTGTATAACAAGAAAGGGTATCGGTTGAGTTTGATCACACTTTATGTAGTCGCAATACATGATGACAGAGTTCAAGTTTCTTAAAATTGGCCTTCACGTGCCATGAACCACATAGAATTGGGACCTTCGAGTGCTCTGGTTGTACGACAGAAAAGCAGTTGTGATAGCTTGTAGCCCAAACATGCTCCATTAGTGGTCGAAAGGGCGCTATTTCACTTTTTTTTATCCCTGATGCAGCTAAAAAATGTCATTCTCTTAGTTATGAATCCTCGTACTTCCTGCTGAATCCATAAATGTAGATTATTATAGCCACTAGCTGACCTTCTTTGTTAGTCGACGTGTTGACTACAgataattacagattattaaACTAGATGAAGCGTTAATAGCGGTCACATTCGATAGAAACAAGCAATTCTGATGACCCAAGGAAGCAACTTTGACAGTTGAACTGATAATAGATAGAAATCGAAATATCTCtcgataaaaataaagaaaagtaTTTCTCATCTTCTCATCCACCTTTCCTTGCTACAATTTACTTGATTCAGAAAATTTGAACAACTTAGCCTGCTTGCAAATGCATTGAAGAATTCCCAGATTTCACAGGAATCACTTACTAACAAACTAAGTATTAAAGTCATGAGGGGAAAATAACCAACTCATTGATTAAGAATAACCTGAGCAATACCGCCTGAAATCCCACCAATTACCGCTTTGCTGTAGAAAGGTATCGAATCATCGGAGAAATTTACAGCGATCCCGCGCAAATGCTCGTAGACTACAATTCGGATTGGTGTGTACAGCATGTGCCGGAAAATAGCGGGGGAAATACCTCGGTACAGACCCAAAACGCCATCGTTCGAGCTACCTGCAAAGCGATTTTAAACGTTGAGGCTGGGTTCACCGATCGTAGGGACTCGCCGTGGAGCTGCAGCCGCGTTTTGAGCAAGTCCATTGGGAACGTCGTCGTTTCCGCCACCATCGCCGAGAGTGACGTAAGCAGGATTTTCCTGACGTCATGGTCGCCGGCGTTCATCTACCCACGCCGGCCCCGCCGCTTGATACGGTCTCGTCAATTAAACGCTTTAAGAACAGCTTTAATACTAAATATGGGCTGAAATTAAGCTGGCCCACTTCCATAGTCTGTATTGAAGGCCCAATAGGAAAGATATGCACGAGCCCGaatcaaaatatgaaatattgacaaaaaaaataatattgaaaTCTCATAAGATAATCACTACAGTTCtataaaattagaaaaaaatttcaaacatgATTATATTGCTTTTTTGCTATTTCTTAAAATTTATATCTAGTCAAAAATTTCATCTCTAACTATTGTCATTGCATTCAAAAGCTTCGGTGTTAGGTTCTCGAACCGCGACAAAAAATTGTGAAGAGTTATTATTGCTACGAGTATGGATGAAAATAGGGTGAGGATTCCTTTTCCATCCCCGGCCACGAATCTAAACCTCGTCTCCATTATCGCCCCAATCCCTACTTTCTAATCGGTGATTCTCCATCCCCGTATGAACTAAGTCTCTATTCTCATCCACATACCTGGTTCTATCGGATTGGTCCTCATCCCGAGCACGCAAAGATTCAATCTTCATCACGGAATAGGTTGGGGACGTCTTCCCCATTCCTTATCCCGAATCTAAAACTTGTCTTCATCTTCGCCCCAATCCCCGCTTTTCTAATCGGGGATGTCCCAACCCCATCCCTGAAGGGACTAAGTCTCCATTCTCGCCCACATACCCCATTCTATCCCATTCAACAATCCTCATCCCCAACCCCGCAAAGATTAAATTTTCATCACAATCATCGTCATCGCTTCACATAATGTAGACATTGTAATGGGCATGCTAGATTTGTCATCATCACAACATCCCAATCCGACGGGGATTAAATATTCATCACCATCACTGCTTCAAATACCAGTTGAATTTATAACAAAAGTTTTTAGATTTACTTCAATAATATTGATAAAAGAATACAATTACATTTATAAATATCAATATTACTTAAAAATTACAAACATTAATAATTCAtggtttaataaaaaaaaagagtaggtttcatgtgagaccgtctcacggatcttaatctgtgagacgggtcaaccctacgaatattcacaataaaaagtaatattcttagcataaaaaataatactttttcatggatgatccaaataagagatccgtctcacaaatatgacccgtgagaccgtctcacacaagtttttgcctaaaaaaaaagaagataaaACCGCATCATTTATTATGGGGTGATTGTGAACGAGAtaggaaaaaacttgtgtgagacggcctcgcgggtcgtatttgtgagacggatctcttatttgggtcatccatcaaaatatattattttttatgctaatagtattactttttattgtgaatatggatagggttgatcagtctcacaaattaagatccgtgatacggtctcacataagatcCACTCATCGAGATTTGAGGCTCACATATTTgagttttattttaattgttagaaaaaagtattattattatcattattattattattattattattattattatctggGGACCTCGAGACGAGGGCAAGTAGGGTTACGAGATGACGATAGCATCTCAATACCCACCCTCAATTTGATTCaatccccgaacccgaacccgaacccaTATTCCCACACCCGCTTGTTACTGATTTTCTCGACGGGATCCCAAACTTGCGGGCAAAATTGTCATACCTACATACGAGTGCTTTTTTTGCATAATTGATTCCAAAAGTACGTTGTTTACTCACATTATACAATgaattttatttgattaatcgagacattaatattatttaattattaaaaataatgaaTATCATGACttcttttttataaatatatatgtacaattaattttttttaatattattaaatgaatagaATACAAAACGATGAATCAGAAAAAAATTGCTCTTTAAactaatatattataattaatagaTCAATTAATATctctttaaattaataaaatttcataGTCCCAACATTATTAATCTATAAatgttttatattaattaaatttaactGTTTAATCATTATGATAAATAATTCCATTTCTAAATTAAAAGAAATTAGGATATGATCTTAATCCCATATAATCAAGTAATTAAAAGAAATTAGGATATGATCTAAAAACATAATGCAATACATTCTTTTTTATAATTGGTGGCTTCCGTTGAGATCGTCTCTTTGATatatatctgtgagacggtctcacgaatctttatccatACATTcattgaaaattaatatttttgacataaaaattagacaaaaacttgtgtgaaacggtctcacaggtcggaTTTTTTGAGACATGtgtcttatttgggtcatccatgaaaaagtattactttttatgctaagagtattgctttttattgtgaatatcgatagggttaacCCGtcacacagataaagattcgtgagaccgtctcacaagagacttactctaaaaattaatattttttcatagatcaAATCTGATATCCATCTAAAAAAATTGTGATGCAGCATGAGAGTTTTTGTGTTTATTCAGTCTATAACTTTTTTCTTAATGTTACACATTAGTGAGACAAAAGCCcactttatatttttttatgccaTGTATATTTTTacaagcatatatatatatatataaagtaaaGTACTATGTTGAACTTTGATgatcaataataatttattagCAGATTTTTACATGGGAAACATTCGAACTACTTGAGCAGTGGTTTCGCTTGATGAGCAAATTAACTAACCCTCTATCTTAAAACATGATTGGTTATAATGGAGAATTCAACAAATCTAGTAGGTCATTCCAGTAACTCTTGTCATCTTCGACGAGGACGCTAACCGAATTAATGTCATAATTCGTAGATACAAAATCTGTTGTACTCGTCGTACTATAATTGTTGTGAAGGGGATACTTGATATTGTCTTCAAACTGTCCCCTTTTACCCTTGACTCCGTTGTAGGTGGTGTTTATAGAAACCATGTTGGTTTCGATGATTGAACCTCCACCGTTCACAGGAATTGCGTTCGAGTTGTTGGAATAGTTCAGCGTAGATGTTGGCGACTCGAGGCTTCC from Primulina eburnea isolate SZY01 chromosome 6, ASM2296580v1, whole genome shotgun sequence encodes:
- the LOC140833783 gene encoding LOW QUALITY PROTEIN: mitochondrial uncoupling protein 3 (The sequence of the model RefSeq protein was modified relative to this genomic sequence to represent the inferred CDS: inserted 1 base in 1 codon), whose translation is MNAGDHDVRKILLTSLSAMVAETTTFPMDLLKTRLQLHGESLRSVNPASTFKIALQVARXDGVLGLYRGISPAIFRHMLYTPIRIVVYEHLRGIAVNFSDDSIPFYSKAVIGGISGGIAQVIASPADLIKVRMQADGRMVSQGLQPRYSGLFNALTKIIHSEGYVGLWKGVSPNVQRAFLVNMGELACYDHAKRFIIENQICSDNIYAHTMSSFMSGLSATTLSCPADVVKTRMMNQATGVESKFRYRNSYDCLVKTVRIEGFRALWKGFLPTWARLGPWQFVFWVSYEKFRHITGLTSF